In Clostridium swellfunianum, a genomic segment contains:
- a CDS encoding ATP-binding cassette domain-containing protein produces the protein MSCAVEFKNVTKTYGRAVAIKNVSLSLEAGKIYGLLGRNGSGKTTLVNLLCTQIIRDSGEINIFGQEVFENETALEKLCLVKEKDLKIEDYKVGRIFNIAGILYKNWDEDYKEQLVKEFKLDTKKKYKNLSRGFKSVVGVIIGLASGAEITIFDEPSLGLDAAVREKFYNLLLEQYEKSQRTFILSTHLIDEVSSLFEEIILLKNGEVLIQGEMASLLEKACFLSGKEETIMSLVSKKNIIHKEFFGTTAIIGVLDEFTRAEIDDLKSNNIEISPMSLQKLFIYLTEEAEG, from the coding sequence ATGTCCTGTGCAGTAGAATTTAAAAATGTAACGAAGACTTATGGCAGAGCTGTAGCAATCAAGAATGTGAGCTTAAGTTTGGAGGCAGGCAAGATATATGGGCTCTTAGGAAGAAATGGGTCAGGAAAAACAACTCTAGTAAATCTGCTTTGTACTCAGATTATAAGAGATAGTGGAGAAATAAATATATTTGGGCAAGAAGTATTTGAAAATGAAACAGCCCTTGAGAAGCTTTGCTTGGTTAAAGAAAAAGATTTAAAGATTGAGGATTATAAGGTGGGCAGAATTTTTAATATAGCAGGGATTCTATATAAAAATTGGGATGAAGATTATAAAGAGCAGCTAGTTAAAGAGTTCAAGCTAGATACTAAAAAGAAATATAAAAATCTATCAAGAGGGTTTAAATCAGTTGTTGGAGTAATTATTGGTCTTGCTTCTGGGGCAGAGATAACAATATTTGACGAACCCTCTTTAGGCTTGGATGCTGCTGTTAGAGAAAAGTTTTATAATCTACTCCTGGAGCAATATGAGAAAAGCCAAAGAACCTTTATACTTTCAACTCACCTAATTGATGAAGTAAGCAGTTTGTTTGAAGAAATAATCCTTTTAAAGAATGGAGAGGTTTTAATTCAAGGTGAAATGGCAAGCCTTCTAGAAAAAGCATGCTTTTTAAGTGGGAAGGAAGAAACAATAATGTCTTTGGTTTCAAAAAAGAATATTATCCATAAGGAGTTTTTCGGAACTACAGCAATTATAGGAGTACTCGATGAGTTTACCAGAGCAGAAATAGATGATTTAAAAAGTAATAATATAGAAATTAGTCCTATGTCTCTTCAAAAATTATTTATTTATTTGACCGAAGAAGCAGAAGGATAG
- a CDS encoding bifunctional 3'-5' exonuclease/DNA polymerase, protein MDIDNIKYLYIDKDEGLEEALNIISGSKILGVDTETTGLEPITNKIRLLQIAAVDKPVLVIDMFLISEAAKEKLKGIFNTDSVKVFQNAKFDLKFLMNNGFEIKGPVFDTMLAAQLINDGTGPRSAGLESLVSYYLGLKLPKEEQKSDFSGSLREAQIEYAAKDAAVLLPLRERLIEEIKAGKLIEVCKLEFDCVLAVADMELTGVKLHKEKWQKLYDKYVEEQKELTRKLTRELDEGGMQMNMFGEEIGVGINLDSQAQVIKALKKKGIELQSTTHAELVEYKDRHQAIEWLIEYRRVSKAIQGFLSPMWQYVSSVTGRIHSSYRQIGSGSGRFSCGNPNVQQIPRGKEFRECFVPEEGNKFIIADYSQIELRVAAEIARDKTMIEAYRAGQDLHALTAALVANKKIEEVTKSERQAAKAINFGLIYAMGAKGLQAYAKTVYGVDMKLEEAELFRDRFFRAYSGIAAWHAKMKKATNIKEIRTLSGRRCIFEGEAGITMLLNTPVQGTAADIAKKALGMLVPVAKGLNGHIIATVHDEILLEVPEERAEEAAIKLKETMEKAGAYYLKQIPVVAETIIADSWAEK, encoded by the coding sequence ATGGATATTGATAATATAAAATATTTATATATAGATAAAGACGAAGGGCTTGAGGAAGCTTTAAATATAATAAGTGGCAGCAAAATATTAGGTGTAGATACGGAAACTACAGGTTTAGAACCAATAACAAATAAAATAAGACTGCTGCAAATAGCTGCAGTTGATAAGCCCGTACTAGTTATAGATATGTTTTTAATAAGTGAAGCAGCAAAGGAAAAACTTAAAGGTATTTTTAATACAGATAGTGTTAAGGTTTTTCAAAATGCAAAGTTTGACTTAAAGTTTCTTATGAATAATGGTTTTGAAATTAAAGGCCCTGTATTTGATACTATGCTTGCTGCACAGCTAATTAACGATGGAACAGGTCCTAGAAGTGCTGGGCTTGAATCGTTAGTTTCCTATTACCTTGGACTTAAGCTTCCAAAAGAAGAGCAGAAGAGTGACTTTAGTGGAAGCTTAAGAGAAGCCCAAATAGAATATGCAGCAAAGGATGCCGCTGTACTTCTTCCTCTTAGAGAGAGACTTATTGAAGAAATTAAGGCTGGAAAATTAATTGAAGTTTGCAAGTTAGAGTTTGATTGCGTGCTTGCTGTAGCTGATATGGAGCTTACTGGGGTAAAGCTTCATAAGGAAAAGTGGCAGAAGCTTTATGATAAATATGTGGAGGAGCAGAAGGAATTAACTAGAAAACTTACAAGGGAGCTTGATGAAGGCGGCATGCAGATGAATATGTTTGGCGAAGAGATAGGGGTAGGTATAAACCTTGATAGCCAAGCTCAGGTTATTAAAGCACTTAAGAAAAAAGGTATAGAACTTCAATCTACCACCCATGCAGAATTAGTTGAATATAAGGATAGGCACCAGGCTATAGAATGGCTTATAGAATATAGAAGGGTATCAAAGGCTATTCAGGGATTTTTATCACCTATGTGGCAGTATGTAAGTTCTGTGACAGGAAGGATTCATTCAAGCTACAGACAAATAGGGTCAGGTTCAGGACGATTTTCCTGCGGCAATCCAAATGTTCAGCAGATACCAAGGGGCAAGGAGTTTAGAGAGTGCTTTGTACCTGAAGAAGGAAATAAGTTCATAATAGCAGACTATTCTCAGATTGAGCTTAGAGTTGCGGCTGAGATTGCGCGGGATAAAACTATGATTGAAGCCTATAGAGCTGGTCAGGACTTGCATGCTTTAACTGCAGCTTTAGTAGCAAATAAAAAAATAGAAGAAGTTACAAAATCTGAAAGACAGGCTGCAAAGGCTATAAACTTCGGTTTAATATATGCTATGGGCGCTAAGGGGCTCCAAGCCTATGCAAAAACTGTTTACGGTGTGGATATGAAGCTTGAAGAAGCAGAGCTTTTTAGAGATAGATTTTTTAGAGCTTATAGCGGTATAGCCGCCTGGCATGCAAAAATGAAAAAGGCTACTAATATAAAGGAGATAAGAACCTTAAGTGGAAGGCGCTGCATCTTTGAAGGTGAAGCAGGAATAACAATGTTATTAAACACTCCAGTTCAAGGCACGGCAGCAGATATAGCTAAGAAGGCTTTAGGAATGCTTGTACCGGTGGCAAAAGGCTTGAACGGGCATATTATTGCAACTGTTCATGATGAAATATTGCTCGAAGTACCTGAAGAAAGAGCTGAAGAAGCAGCAATCAAGCTTAAAGAAACAATGGAAAAGGCAGGAGCTTATTACTTAAAACAGATTCCAGTTGTTGCTGAGACTATAATTGCTGATTCCTGGGCTGAAAAATAG
- a CDS encoding GntR family transcriptional regulator — translation MRLLLDLGSDKSIYIQIAETIENEILLGNLKEGEQAPSTNQFAKVYQINPATAGKGLNILVEEEILFKKRGIGMFVSEGAKYKILKKRQKSFFDERVPELIREAERLELNIEEIIRVIENYKKVGK, via the coding sequence GTGAGATTATTGCTAGACTTAGGTTCAGATAAATCAATTTATATACAAATAGCTGAAACAATTGAAAATGAGATACTTTTAGGTAATTTAAAAGAAGGAGAACAAGCTCCTTCGACTAATCAGTTTGCAAAGGTTTATCAAATTAATCCTGCAACAGCAGGTAAAGGCTTGAACATTTTAGTGGAAGAAGAAATTCTGTTTAAGAAAAGGGGTATTGGCATGTTTGTTTCAGAAGGGGCAAAATATAAAATTTTAAAAAAGAGACAGAAAAGTTTTTTTGATGAACGAGTACCAGAGCTTATTAGAGAAGCTGAAAGATTAGAGCTAAATATTGAAGAAATTATAAGAGTGATTGAGAATTATAAAAAGGTGGGGAAGTAA
- a CDS encoding TRM11 family SAM-dependent methyltransferase — MQSINQGEALYFYTIKYPTFEAEICKMEMRHLFNINPEERFFFSNIYVAPSRSAFIKHCLLVMHTADSLEELAQLVIDKNIAYDDFKVRYINLDDCSIPYDERRRIEYKIGYNIKGEADVHNPKHLLGVANINGKWHLGLLEENEAEWNAHFLKPFNYSNALNVRVGRALVNMAARNNFALKLVDPCCGIGTVIIEAMDMGFIIKGWELNPYIAENAKHNLEFFGYEDVITHGSMHDITEKFDAAIVDLPYGVFNPTTLKEQLDIINTTRRIADRAVFITFENMENHFIEAGFEVLDRCQTNKGNFVRYITVCS, encoded by the coding sequence ATGCAAAGTATTAATCAGGGCGAAGCTCTTTATTTCTATACAATTAAATACCCTACCTTTGAAGCTGAAATATGCAAGATGGAGATGAGGCATCTCTTTAATATAAATCCTGAGGAGAGATTTTTTTTCTCAAACATCTATGTAGCCCCATCTAGGAGCGCTTTTATTAAGCACTGTCTTCTAGTGATGCATACAGCTGATTCTCTTGAGGAGCTTGCACAATTAGTTATAGATAAAAACATAGCTTATGATGATTTTAAGGTTCGCTATATAAATCTTGACGACTGCAGCATTCCTTATGACGAGCGTAGAAGAATTGAATATAAGATAGGCTACAACATAAAAGGCGAGGCAGATGTGCATAACCCAAAGCATTTATTAGGGGTTGCCAATATTAATGGAAAATGGCACTTAGGATTACTTGAAGAGAATGAAGCTGAGTGGAATGCTCATTTTCTAAAGCCTTTTAACTATTCAAATGCTTTAAACGTTAGAGTTGGCAGAGCCTTAGTTAACATGGCAGCACGTAATAACTTTGCTTTAAAATTAGTTGATCCTTGCTGCGGAATTGGAACGGTTATTATAGAAGCCATGGATATGGGCTTTATTATAAAAGGTTGGGAGCTAAATCCCTACATTGCTGAAAATGCAAAACATAACCTTGAGTTCTTCGGATATGAGGACGTTATAACACATGGCAGCATGCATGATATTACAGAGAAATTTGACGCAGCAATTGTGGATCTCCCTTATGGAGTGTTTAATCCTACTACTTTAAAAGAACAGCTGGATATAATTAATACTACAAGAAGAATTGCCGATAGGGCAGTATTTATAACCTTCGAAAATATGGAGAATCACTTTATAGAGGCAGGGTTTGAAGTCTTAGATAGATGTCAAACAAACAAAGGTAATTTTGTTAGATATATAACTGTATGCAGCTAA
- a CDS encoding WG repeat-containing protein: MNVGKKLYPVKLNGKYGYIDNTGSIVIEPKFEYAEEFIDNIAVIGIGDNFGFIDKSGNILSTQEFNDVFESREGYTVVDVNGKKGYVDETGKLAIEAIYDDANGFDEGLAAVQVGYKWGYIDKTGKFKIEPQYLGAYNFSEGLALVQDGGKLGYIDKEGNMVIEPQYDSAYGFCEGMAAVEIKDNFGYINTKGELIIPAKYSMVNDFSEGLASVEQNNKFGFINVKGEMVIPAKYDWADNFYDGIVTVAIGNKYGFIDKAGNEVVPIKYDNIDFFGEGLLAVEVNEKWGYVDEDLKFVIEPIFDEASKFDNGIAKVVFDNRIRYINKSGEYIWKVE; the protein is encoded by the coding sequence ATGAACGTGGGAAAAAAATTATATCCTGTAAAGCTCAATGGAAAATATGGGTACATAGATAATACAGGGAGTATCGTAATTGAACCGAAATTTGAATATGCAGAAGAATTTATTGATAACATAGCTGTTATTGGCATTGGGGATAATTTCGGATTTATAGATAAGTCGGGAAATATCTTAAGTACTCAAGAATTTAATGACGTATTTGAAAGCAGAGAAGGGTATACGGTTGTAGATGTTAACGGTAAGAAAGGCTATGTAGATGAAACAGGGAAGTTAGCTATTGAAGCAATCTATGACGATGCAAATGGTTTTGATGAAGGTCTTGCTGCTGTTCAAGTAGGCTATAAGTGGGGATATATAGATAAGACAGGAAAGTTCAAGATAGAACCTCAATATTTAGGAGCGTATAATTTTAGCGAAGGTTTAGCTCTAGTTCAAGATGGAGGAAAGCTTGGTTATATTGACAAAGAAGGAAATATGGTTATAGAACCACAATATGATAGTGCTTATGGTTTTTGCGAAGGTATGGCTGCAGTTGAGATAAAAGATAATTTTGGATATATAAATACTAAAGGAGAATTGATAATTCCAGCTAAGTACTCGATGGTTAACGACTTTAGTGAAGGTTTGGCATCAGTTGAGCAAAATAATAAGTTTGGCTTTATAAATGTAAAAGGGGAAATGGTAATTCCAGCTAAATATGATTGGGCTGATAATTTTTATGATGGTATAGTTACAGTAGCTATTGGAAATAAGTATGGATTTATAGATAAAGCTGGCAATGAAGTTGTACCTATAAAGTATGATAATATTGATTTCTTCGGTGAAGGACTACTTGCTGTTGAGGTTAATGAGAAATGGGGATATGTAGACGAGGACTTGAAATTTGTTATTGAGCCAATTTTTGATGAAGCTTCCAAATTTGATAATGGAATTGCAAAGGTTGTATTCGATAATAGAATTAGATATATAAATAAAAGTGGAGAATATATTTGGAAGGTTGAATAA
- a CDS encoding M42 family metallopeptidase — protein MLLKELTQAFGVSGYERQIREVIKEAVKSYADEVTVDALGNLIVLKKGAGENKIKIMAAAHMDEIGFQVMKIDDKGLVKVRGIGGIPVAQTVFNRVIFKNGTRGIVSSTVKIDEIKNDIHKLYIDIGAQSKEEALKYVQVGDVACYDGEYLELKENNVVAKALDDRIGCYMAIEALRKLENPYNDVYFVFTVQEEVGLRGAVVAAERVKPDLGIALDVTVAHDFPNSGEGSNTLGGGAAIKISDGSVLCDEYLVEEMIKCAEENNIKYQRDIIDAGGTDAGAINRSHYGVRSAGISVATRYVHGPNCFVNMKDTEACIELLSKYVNREFKFE, from the coding sequence ATGTTACTAAAAGAACTTACTCAAGCCTTTGGTGTAAGTGGTTATGAGAGGCAGATTAGAGAGGTTATAAAGGAAGCTGTTAAGAGCTATGCTGATGAGGTAACTGTAGATGCTCTTGGAAATCTTATCGTTCTAAAAAAAGGTGCTGGCGAAAACAAGATTAAGATAATGGCAGCTGCGCATATGGATGAAATCGGTTTTCAGGTTATGAAAATTGATGACAAAGGTCTTGTAAAGGTTAGAGGAATTGGTGGAATTCCAGTTGCTCAAACAGTATTTAACAGAGTTATATTTAAAAATGGTACAAGAGGTATTGTATCAAGTACAGTAAAAATTGATGAAATAAAAAATGACATTCATAAGCTTTACATAGATATTGGGGCTCAATCTAAGGAAGAAGCTTTAAAGTACGTTCAAGTTGGCGATGTTGCTTGCTATGATGGGGAGTATTTAGAGCTTAAGGAAAATAACGTAGTAGCTAAGGCTCTAGACGATAGAATAGGCTGCTATATGGCAATTGAAGCTTTGAGGAAGCTTGAAAATCCATATAATGATGTATATTTCGTATTTACAGTTCAAGAAGAGGTTGGCTTAAGAGGAGCTGTTGTAGCTGCTGAAAGAGTAAAGCCAGATCTTGGAATAGCCTTAGACGTTACTGTTGCTCATGATTTTCCTAATTCAGGAGAAGGTAGCAATACCTTAGGCGGAGGAGCTGCTATAAAAATTTCTGATGGTTCTGTACTTTGTGATGAGTACTTAGTTGAAGAAATGATTAAGTGTGCTGAAGAAAACAACATTAAATATCAAAGAGATATAATAGATGCTGGTGGAACTGATGCTGGAGCTATAAATAGATCTCACTATGGAGTAAGGTCAGCTGGAATATCAGTTGCAACAAGATATGTACATGGACCTAACTGCTTTGTTAACATGAAGGATACAGAGGCTTGCATCGAGCTTTTAAGCAAGTATGTAAACAGAGAATTTAAATTTGAATAA
- a CDS encoding DUF434 domain-containing protein — protein MTEKTTRRGFDEEDYRWFSKEAIQTLKKAQEEIEWLLNRGYKTNSIIDMIGGHYQLSARQRTALQRATCSKEQYEKRKSAMLYEKAYREGCIYIDGFNLIITLEVALSGSVLILGKDGALRDLAGLRGTYRLIDKTEQALKLIGNSFNKANIPRVKFFLDSPVSNSGRLKTKILEHSAEWNIPVEVELVPNADTFLSKLERVVTSDSIILDECKSWFNLSRQIVEEYIKDAWVVDLN, from the coding sequence ATGACTGAAAAAACAACAAGAAGAGGCTTTGATGAAGAGGACTATAGATGGTTTTCAAAGGAGGCGATTCAAACACTTAAAAAAGCGCAGGAAGAGATCGAATGGCTTTTAAATAGAGGTTATAAGACGAATTCAATAATAGATATGATTGGAGGTCATTATCAGCTTTCAGCAAGGCAAAGAACGGCACTTCAGAGAGCAACTTGCTCTAAAGAACAATATGAAAAGCGAAAGTCAGCCATGCTATATGAAAAAGCTTATAGGGAAGGCTGTATTTATATAGATGGATTTAATTTAATAATAACCCTTGAAGTCGCTCTATCAGGCAGTGTCTTAATATTAGGGAAAGACGGTGCTTTAAGAGATTTGGCGGGATTAAGAGGAACTTATAGGCTTATTGATAAAACCGAACAAGCTTTAAAGCTAATAGGAAATAGTTTTAATAAAGCTAATATACCAAGGGTTAAATTTTTTCTTGATTCACCTGTCTCAAACTCGGGAAGACTTAAAACAAAAATTTTAGAGCATAGTGCTGAATGGAATATACCCGTTGAGGTTGAATTAGTACCAAATGCAGATACCTTCCTTTCCAAGTTAGAAAGGGTAGTGACTAGCGATTCTATAATACTTGATGAATGTAAAAGCTGGTTTAATTTATCAAGACAAATAGTTGAGGAATATATAAAAGATGCATGGGTAGTTGATTTGAATTAG
- a CDS encoding acyl-CoA thioesterase: MYKGSTNLKVRYAETDQMGIVHHSNYYVYFEAAREDFIQGAGISYRDMEEQGIMMPLVETQCRYMEGAKYADKLIIETNIDELSPAKVALQYSVIREADNKVLAKGKTIQTFVDSKSFRIINIKKKYPDIWEKLEALKQED; this comes from the coding sequence ATGTATAAGGGTAGCACAAATTTAAAGGTTAGATATGCTGAAACTGATCAAATGGGTATAGTTCATCATTCAAATTACTATGTTTATTTTGAGGCAGCTAGAGAAGATTTTATACAAGGAGCTGGCATAAGCTATAGGGATATGGAAGAGCAAGGTATTATGATGCCTTTAGTTGAAACTCAATGCAGATATATGGAAGGAGCTAAATATGCTGATAAGCTTATTATAGAAACTAACATAGATGAACTAAGTCCAGCAAAGGTAGCACTTCAGTATAGTGTAATAAGAGAAGCAGATAACAAGGTTTTAGCTAAAGGAAAGACTATACAAACCTTTGTTGACAGTAAAAGCTTTAGAATAATTAATATAAAGAAAAAGTATCCTGATATTTGGGAGAAGCTAGAGGCCTTAAAGCAGGAGGATTAA
- a CDS encoding AAA family ATPase, producing MKIYIPKFCLVLLIGSSGSGKSTFAKKYFTATEIVSSDFCRGLVSDDENNQFVSGHAFDLLHFIVEKRLILGRLTVIDATNVQENARKELIKIANRNNCPAAAIALNLSEDICLKRDKLRKDRCVGERVISNHIRLLKKSLDTLETEGFKYIYVFKSQEEMEDAEIVRI from the coding sequence GTGAAAATATATATTCCAAAATTTTGTTTAGTTTTACTAATTGGTTCCTCGGGTAGCGGAAAGTCCACCTTTGCTAAGAAATATTTTACTGCAACGGAGATAGTTTCTTCAGACTTTTGCAGAGGTTTAGTGAGTGACGATGAAAATAATCAATTCGTATCGGGTCATGCTTTTGACCTGCTTCATTTTATAGTTGAGAAAAGACTTATACTAGGGAGACTTACTGTTATAGATGCCACAAATGTTCAGGAGAATGCTAGAAAAGAGCTTATTAAAATAGCAAACAGAAATAATTGCCCTGCAGCTGCTATTGCATTAAACCTTTCTGAAGATATATGCTTGAAAAGAGATAAGCTTAGAAAAGATAGATGTGTTGGTGAAAGAGTTATTAGCAATCACATAAGGCTACTAAAAAAGTCATTAGATACGCTTGAAACAGAAGGCTTTAAATATATATACGTATTTAAATCTCAGGAAGAAATGGAGGATGCAGAAATAGTAAGAATATAA
- a CDS encoding HD domain-containing protein: MMHNLALSTAWNAHINQKRKGSSIPYIIHPIEVAVILIENNAEEDIIAAGLLHDTLEDTNVTLDFIKENFGEHVAMLVTAASEPDKIGLTVKLTPEEEKASWKARKTHTIDYLLNAPLEVKLLTCADKLSNIRSMIKDYNNIGNDLWKKFNAGCSEQKWYYEGLVLSLNELANYKMYKEFTALVSQLFNSKEVLDFING, from the coding sequence ATGATGCATAATTTAGCTTTAAGCACCGCATGGAATGCTCATATAAATCAAAAAAGAAAAGGCAGCAGTATACCTTATATAATTCATCCAATTGAAGTTGCAGTTATACTTATAGAAAATAATGCTGAAGAGGATATAATTGCAGCAGGGCTTCTTCACGATACTTTAGAAGACACAAATGTCACCCTAGATTTTATAAAAGAAAACTTTGGAGAGCATGTAGCTATGCTGGTTACAGCTGCTTCTGAGCCTGATAAGATTGGGCTTACTGTTAAGCTTACTCCAGAAGAGGAAAAAGCCTCTTGGAAGGCTAGAAAAACACATACTATAGATTATTTATTAAATGCACCATTGGAAGTTAAGCTTTTGACATGTGCAGATAAATTAAGTAATATTAGAAGCATGATTAAAGATTACAACAACATAGGAAATGATCTTTGGAAAAAGTTCAATGCAGGCTGTAGTGAACAAAAGTGGTATTATGAAGGTCTTGTACTTAGTCTTAATGAACTGGCTAATTACAAGATGTATAAGGAATTTACCGCTCTAGTATCACAATTATTCAATTCTAAAGAAGTATTAGATTTTATAAACGGCTAA
- a CDS encoding GerMN domain-containing protein, producing the protein MKKFFTIISLLVCLNFLSGCDKIKQTIDNSNIKEPANSQNNNQTNSNSSAPSEQNSNPGANQTTTYTIKDFYPFKENMKYTFEGKGNEYASYTIYTDYIKGDRIQLRKNNGGTEVVNVIENKGGELKIIFSKEEAYFREDFTSKASNKGEILLKEPLVKGTSWTLSDGRKRYISNVDVSVDTPAGSFKALEITTEGKDFKDLDYYALNTGLVKSIYSAKGMEVSSTLKEAKENSPLTQTVKFYYPNINDDKIYYTQRKLTFKTNDITKAVFEKYFKEAPSKSVGKLIGPNVKIKSLYLNGNVVYVDFTKELISEMNAGSGYEGLILQSITNTLGDYYNVDKVYITVEGNPYESGHVLMKKGQTFTVKLKNTVQLK; encoded by the coding sequence ATGAAAAAATTTTTTACTATCATTTCTTTACTTGTTTGTTTAAATTTTCTTTCTGGTTGTGACAAAATAAAACAAACCATAGACAATAGCAATATTAAGGAGCCTGCAAATTCTCAAAATAATAATCAGACTAATAGCAATTCATCTGCTCCTAGCGAGCAAAATAGCAATCCGGGTGCAAACCAAACTACTACGTACACTATTAAAGATTTTTATCCCTTTAAAGAAAATATGAAATATACCTTTGAAGGCAAAGGAAACGAATATGCTTCCTATACAATCTACACTGACTATATTAAGGGTGATAGGATTCAACTAAGAAAAAATAACGGCGGTACAGAGGTTGTTAACGTTATTGAAAACAAAGGCGGAGAGCTTAAAATAATATTCTCAAAAGAAGAAGCCTACTTTAGAGAGGACTTCACCTCAAAAGCAAGCAATAAAGGTGAGATTCTATTAAAAGAACCTTTAGTAAAGGGAACAAGCTGGACTTTGTCTGATGGACGAAAAAGATATATTTCTAATGTAGATGTATCCGTTGATACTCCTGCGGGAAGCTTTAAAGCTTTAGAAATTACAACAGAAGGAAAAGACTTTAAGGATTTAGACTACTATGCACTTAATACAGGCTTAGTTAAAAGCATTTATAGCGCAAAAGGCATGGAAGTATCTTCAACTCTTAAGGAGGCAAAGGAAAACAGCCCCTTAACTCAAACAGTAAAATTCTATTATCCCAATATCAATGATGATAAAATTTACTACACTCAAAGAAAGCTTACCTTTAAAACAAATGACATAACAAAAGCTGTCTTTGAAAAATATTTTAAAGAAGCTCCAAGCAAAAGTGTGGGAAAATTGATAGGTCCTAATGTTAAGATAAAAAGCTTATATCTTAACGGAAATGTAGTTTATGTTGATTTTACAAAAGAGCTTATATCTGAAATGAATGCTGGTTCTGGCTACGAGGGTTTAATTTTACAGAGTATAACAAATACGCTGGGCGATTACTACAATGTTGACAAGGTTTATATAACTGTAGAAGGCAACCCCTATGAATCAGGACACGTTCTTATGAAAAAAGGTCAAACCTTTACCGTTAAGCTTAAAAATACTGTTCAACTTAAATAA
- a CDS encoding MFS transporter, whose amino-acid sequence MDRRLNKYKLNIYLMYGYWFFHNLIFAYVIERLYWASKGMSTQQVVYTEIIYASVVIILEVPTGSLADRWSKKWLMVINSLFVIVEFIILINASSFWHFALAVSVSGIAKSLASGTSNALVYDSLKMLNKEHSFEKISGRLGFFDYSASLLAALIGSYIAYKSGYVSVYLLSLISVSICFMITLLLSEPNSIPIEDKTQSYAECIRESFNFLKLHSSIRFVLLFGIVISSVFIYIDEFWQIYLSEIKIPVLLFGVISSARMLSASISGIYAYKLKDRFSYKNIFSMLIIIFIVSILSASFIKSYFGLIPLVICFIAFGLVEPLALGYLHHRTDSRIRATVESFQSLVLRAAAIACGLLFGYFSTKFNIFTGFRVLGIILAVYSIYYFAFKNKHI is encoded by the coding sequence ATGGATAGAAGATTAAATAAATACAAGCTAAATATATATCTAATGTATGGTTATTGGTTTTTTCATAATTTAATTTTTGCCTACGTTATCGAAAGACTGTATTGGGCTTCAAAAGGCATGAGTACTCAGCAAGTAGTATATACAGAAATTATATATGCTTCTGTAGTGATTATTCTTGAGGTTCCTACAGGTTCGCTAGCTGATAGATGGAGTAAAAAATGGCTTATGGTTATAAATTCCTTGTTTGTAATAGTTGAGTTTATCATACTCATAAACGCATCAAGCTTTTGGCATTTTGCCTTAGCGGTTTCTGTTTCTGGAATAGCAAAATCTTTAGCAAGCGGAACGAGCAATGCCTTGGTTTATGATTCTTTAAAAATGCTTAACAAAGAGCATAGCTTTGAAAAAATTTCTGGAAGGCTTGGTTTTTTCGATTACAGTGCTTCACTGCTTGCTGCACTTATTGGAAGTTATATAGCCTATAAGAGTGGATATGTTTCAGTCTATTTGCTGTCTCTTATTAGTGTTTCAATATGTTTTATGATCACACTTCTCTTAAGTGAGCCTAATTCAATCCCTATAGAGGATAAAACTCAAAGTTATGCTGAATGCATAAGAGAGTCCTTCAATTTTTTAAAGCTTCATTCTTCAATAAGGTTTGTTTTGCTGTTTGGTATTGTTATTTCTTCAGTATTCATCTATATAGATGAATTCTGGCAGATATATCTCAGTGAAATAAAAATTCCTGTTCTCTTATTTGGAGTCATAAGCTCTGCAAGAATGCTGTCTGCCAGCATTTCAGGAATATATGCTTATAAACTTAAGGATAGATTCTCTTACAAAAATATTTTTTCTATGCTTATAATAATATTTATAGTGTCCATTTTAAGCGCTAGCTTTATAAAATCTTACTTTGGATTAATTCCTCTTGTAATATGCTTTATAGCCTTTGGCCTTGTAGAACCTTTAGCACTTGGCTATCTCCATCACAGGACAGATTCTAGAATAAGAGCCACTGTTGAATCTTTTCAGTCTCTTGTTTTAAGAGCTGCTGCCATAGCTTGCGGTCTTCTATTTGGCTACTTCTCAACCAAGTTTAATATCTTCACAGGCTTTAGAGTATTAGGAATTATTCTTGCTGTCTATTCTATTTATTACTTTGCCTTTAAAAATAAGCACATATAA